In Terriglobales bacterium, the DNA window ACACACTCGCCGCCACAACAGAGGCGACCGCTCCTTCCCAGGTTTTCTTGGGGCTGATTTCCGGGGCCAGGCGGTGCTTTCCCATCGAGGTGCCGACGTAATAGGCGCAGATGTCTCCGGACCAGACGATAACGAAGAGATACAGAAGATAGAAAGAGCCAAGCGGCAGCGTTCGCAGAAGCACGAGTGTGCCCAGGCCGAAGGCCACATAGATGAATCCAAACTCCGACAAGGCCGCGCTGGGAGCAGCCGTACGCAAGTCTTGGCGGAGTGCGATCAGACCATAGACAAACGCCGGAATCAGGGCGGCGCTGCCCGCAAGAAGAAAAAAGATCCCGCCGACTTCGGCATCCTCGAGCCGACTGCCCGTGAAGCCCAGCAGCAGAAAGTACAGGACGACGAGAGCGTAGGTTAAGAGCGGGAAGGACGTGAATCCATACGCCTTCACCAGGTCCATGTATTCGCGCATGGCCAGCAGGGCCACCAGTGCCACAGCCGCGGCGAAAAGCCAAACAGGTGCCTTGAAGGTGATTAGCAGCACCAGCGGGATGAGCACGACCGCGGTGAGGACGCGCTTCACGGCGTGACCTCAGGGGCTAAAGCCCCTCTCTCTCTGAACGTCTGTTCGGCACGACTGAAGTCGTGCTCTGATACGAGGCGTCTGAAAACCTTGACACCCTGCGGCTTTAGCCGCAGGGTGTCGCACTTGGAAGCGATGTCGCGCTCGAGTGTCACAGAGGCAGGCATCTAGCTGGGGCTGCCGTCGGCGTGGCCCAATCCGCCGTAGCGCCGCTCGCGCTTCTGATATTCGGCGATGGATTCGAGCAGGTGGCGGCCGCGGAACTCCGGCCACAGGGTCCCGGTCACGTAAATCTCGGCGTAGGCCACCTGCCACAGCAGGAAATTGCTCAGCCGCATCTCGCCGCTGGTGCGGATGACCAGGTCGGGATCGCCCAGGTGCCGGGTGTAGAGGTGCCTCTGGATGAGGTCTTCGTCGATCTTCAGGTGAGCCAGGCCGCCGTTCAAGGCGGCGGCGTTGACGATGTCGTTGAAGGCGTCCACCAGCTCGGCGCGCGCTCCGTAGTTGAGCGCCAGGGTCAGCGTCATCCCGGTGTTGCGGGCGGTTTCTTCCTTGGCCCAGGCCATGCGCTCCTGCACCTCCTGCGGCAACTCGTGGCGGCGCCCGATGTAATCCAGCCGGACGTTGTTGCGCATCA includes these proteins:
- a CDS encoding phosphatidate cytidylyltransferase, whose product is MKRVLTAVVLIPLVLLITFKAPVWLFAAAVALVALLAMREYMDLVKAYGFTSFPLLTYALVVLYFLLLGFTGSRLEDAEVGGIFFLLAGSAALIPAFVYGLIALRQDLRTAAPSAALSEFGFIYVAFGLGTLVLLRTLPLGSFYLLYLFVIVWSGDICAYYVGTSMGKHRLAPEISPKKTWEGAVASVVAASVLGALILHFSPQIVGWSQQHGLIANLDWPAREQSFQPLANRIETPEAYSLPLWRALVCSALINVAAQFGDLVESMIKRGANVKDSGSILPGHGGVLDRVDALLFAAPFGFAVILFAVSS
- a CDS encoding isoprenyl transferase, with amino-acid sequence MQIAAPKGLDRRETEIYSGLDPAQLPRHIAIIMDGNGRWARRRHLPRIAGHRAGVRSVRSTVETAARIHLQALTLYAFSAENWQKRPRTEVEFLMHLLRKYLKDELPTLMRNNVRLDYIGRRHELPQEVQERMAWAKEETARNTGMTLTLALNYGARAELVDAFNDIVNAAALNGGLAHLKIDEDLIQRHLYTRHLGDPDLVIRTSGEMRLSNFLLWQVAYAEIYVTGTLWPEFRGRHLLESIAEYQKRERRYGGLGHADGSPS